One region of Pseudodesulfovibrio senegalensis genomic DNA includes:
- a CDS encoding substrate-binding periplasmic protein → MKGIVAGIIVACMLFLSSPPVRAQERDVLRVQFSRMTPWKIGSPGKERGVDIDFMRELADRLHLDVQFVHVPFARGLELMRKGEIDLMTGVLKTLEREEFLLFIEPSYDSSSNKAFFVRREDRDTVRRFDDLYGKRIGTTFGTRYFPRFDNDMKLTKEPVRKALLNLEKLKNHRLDVVALSEVTGRLLLRKNRYADCIVQAPYVYQAENKVYMVLSSTSRFAPRLKEFNAVMRELTEAGRREQIKIRYLEYLQ, encoded by the coding sequence TTGAAAGGAATAGTTGCGGGTATCATTGTCGCATGCATGCTTTTCCTGAGCAGCCCGCCGGTGCGGGCGCAGGAACGCGATGTGTTGCGTGTGCAGTTCAGCCGCATGACTCCCTGGAAGATCGGCAGTCCGGGCAAGGAACGGGGGGTGGACATCGATTTCATGCGTGAACTGGCCGACCGGCTGCACCTTGACGTTCAGTTCGTGCATGTTCCCTTTGCACGCGGGCTGGAACTCATGCGCAAGGGTGAGATCGACCTGATGACCGGGGTGCTCAAGACCCTGGAGCGCGAGGAATTCCTGCTGTTCATCGAGCCTTCCTACGATTCGAGTTCAAACAAGGCCTTTTTCGTGCGCCGCGAGGACCGCGATACCGTGCGGCGTTTTGACGACCTGTATGGCAAACGCATCGGCACCACGTTCGGCACCCGGTATTTTCCGCGGTTTGACAACGACATGAAGCTGACCAAGGAGCCGGTGCGCAAGGCGCTCCTCAATCTGGAAAAGCTCAAGAATCACAGGCTCGACGTGGTGGCCCTGTCCGAGGTCACCGGTCGGTTGCTGCTGCGCAAGAATCGCTATGCGGACTGCATTGTCCAGGCCCCCTACGTGTATCAGGCCGAAAACAAGGTCTACATGGTGCTCTCGTCGACATCCCGGTTTGCCCCGCGGCTGAAGGAGTTCAACGCGGTCATGCGCGAACTCACCGAAGCAGGCCGGCGGGAGCAGATCAAGATTCGCTATCTGGAATATTTACAGTAA
- a CDS encoding CBS and ACT domain-containing protein: protein MLVREWMTCNVITLGVNSSILDAAEILREKNIRQFPVIDDDNQLVGIVSDRDIRDAMPSKYVPGDGAANGGLTTLTAADIMTPDPISTNSDTCMDIVAEALVKNKVGGLPVVDNGVLKGIITQADVMRFLCSTTGVIRGGIQLAFRLEARPGPLADLLSDLRDKGVVFTSVFTAYDLDNPGYRHAYLRVSDTGDRTVEKLVEHLQAAYELLYYVNEGVTIDLA from the coding sequence ATGCTTGTACGCGAATGGATGACCTGCAATGTCATCACTCTTGGTGTAAATTCTTCTATCCTTGATGCTGCCGAAATATTGAGGGAAAAGAACATCCGTCAGTTTCCGGTAATCGACGATGACAACCAATTGGTCGGCATCGTTTCCGACCGCGACATCCGCGATGCCATGCCGAGCAAGTACGTGCCCGGGGACGGGGCTGCCAACGGCGGCCTGACCACGCTCACCGCGGCCGACATCATGACCCCGGACCCCATCTCCACCAACTCGGACACCTGCATGGACATCGTGGCCGAGGCCTTGGTCAAGAACAAGGTGGGCGGCCTGCCCGTTGTGGACAACGGCGTGCTCAAGGGCATCATCACCCAGGCCGACGTCATGCGTTTTCTCTGTAGCACCACGGGCGTGATCCGGGGCGGCATCCAACTGGCCTTCCGGCTCGAAGCCCGGCCCGGACCGCTGGCCGACCTGCTGAGCGACCTGCGCGACAAGGGCGTGGTCTTCACCAGCGTGTTCACGGCCTATGACCTGGACAATCCGGGCTACCGCCACGCCTATCTGCGCGTTTCCGACACCGGTGACCGCACCGTGGAAAAACTGGTGGAACATTTGCAGGCAGCCTATGAACTGCTCTATTACGTCAACGAGGGCGTGACCATCGATCTGGCCTAG
- a CDS encoding bifunctional enoyl-CoA hydratase/phosphate acetyltransferase yields MDCVENRTRIRNMDALLDEAERLGSRARIAVACAHDREVLKAVGRAQAHGIGRFDLVGEEAAIRTLARELGVCVAGCEIHDAPGEEQGAAKAVELVASGRAHVLLKGFLDSGVFLRAVLNRECGLREQAMISHTVLMEMPAAGRMYYLTDAAMAIKPSLEEKALMVTNALQVTHALGLENPVVAVLAESEKVNPKMEATVHAQELVAMNRDGRLPGCRVGGPYALDNAVSVHAAQHKNMDDPLAGNADILLAPDLAAGNILYKGLMYFAGARAAGVVVGTRAPVVLNSRADTDETKLNAMALGVVMAHARGMI; encoded by the coding sequence ATGGATTGTGTCGAGAACCGTACCCGGATCCGGAACATGGACGCCTTGCTGGACGAGGCCGAACGCCTTGGAAGCCGCGCGCGCATTGCCGTTGCCTGCGCCCACGACCGCGAAGTGCTCAAGGCCGTGGGCCGTGCGCAGGCACATGGCATCGGCCGTTTCGACCTTGTTGGCGAGGAGGCAGCCATCCGCACCCTTGCCCGGGAACTGGGCGTGTGCGTGGCCGGGTGCGAAATACACGACGCCCCGGGCGAGGAACAGGGCGCGGCAAAGGCCGTGGAACTGGTCGCCTCGGGCCGGGCGCACGTACTGCTCAAGGGTTTTCTGGATTCCGGCGTATTTCTGCGCGCCGTTCTCAACCGGGAGTGCGGGTTGCGCGAGCAGGCCATGATCAGCCATACTGTGCTCATGGAAATGCCCGCTGCCGGGCGCATGTATTATCTCACGGACGCGGCCATGGCCATCAAGCCGAGTTTGGAGGAAAAGGCGCTCATGGTCACCAACGCACTGCAGGTGACCCACGCCCTGGGGCTGGAGAACCCGGTGGTGGCCGTGCTGGCCGAGTCCGAAAAGGTCAATCCCAAGATGGAGGCCACGGTCCACGCACAGGAACTGGTGGCCATGAACCGGGACGGGCGGTTGCCCGGTTGCCGGGTGGGCGGACCGTATGCGTTGGACAACGCGGTCTCCGTGCACGCCGCACAGCACAAGAACATGGACGACCCTCTGGCCGGTAACGCCGACATTCTGCTGGCCCCGGATCTGGCCGCCGGAAACATCCTCTACAAGGGGCTCATGTATTTTGCCGGGGCCCGTGCTGCGGGCGTGGTGGTGGGAACCCGCGCTCCTGTGGTGCTCAATTCACGCGCAGACACGGACGAGACCAAGCTCAATGCCATGGCCCTGGGCGTGGTCATGGCCCATGCCCGGGGAATGATTTGA
- a CDS encoding response regulator: protein MNIASHTIWVSSQDTDLVNRLGKLLRSRPEYTLRPVNGTGAIPRPDTPLHTTAVIAVPACAPDRLPDFVKRMTGETDGIPLIVLAPQGTNRENQALAAGALEYLEDDEALEKTLPMALRHALSGSRQAGMCPEHAGMAQQMARTGSWHMDGNRQVTWSEGMYQLLDCRPEDLTGFESLRNYIHPDDRNTFDQANRATLDQGWPLDFEYRILRRNGEVRHMHIRRHVEMDYAGQLVCAHGIARDITAQKYYERTLEQRDNVLHAVSRAVGLFLRDQDISTGAGGVLQALGLSLGCDACLLLGNHRESPNLPGTTEHQWLAEPLQTSAKEHASLQLDRLPRWQERLGAGKGVMGQTRNFPARERDVLASNGISSVLAVPVFVDGNWWGTLCALHFRNEREWQPTEAESLAVAAEIMGNAILRERMQQKLVAANAAAEQAFRDAEEANKAKSRFLANMSHEIRTPISGIIGLAEMTITTGLKPEQRNNLDMIRDAAKSLLALVNDVLDISKIEADKMTLSTGDFDLVPALERMVQPFQAQARHKGLAMDMRIDEDVPRRVHGDEERLGQIMRNLLSNAVKFTDAGHVDISVESGASNKDRFSVIFRVADTGMGIPADKQDTIFDSFSQLESPKGKLHQGTGLGLAITSELVALMHGDITVSSVQGRGSLFTFEIWFSQPASSHDKAPAQAEILPSLMNLRLLLAEDNPLNQKFLTHFLTMFGHTVVLAHNGAEALEALRNEKEPFDLILMDVQMPEMDGLETARAIRKGKARTTHRNTPIIALTAYAMKGDRERILASGMDDYVSKPVDMKKLSNAISRLVQAARKPTGHACALPRRTMPRTKSTAATPNSSPLDMAALTERFQGNTELLVEILELFLREAHEKGEQLNEAQQAHDAAGLAKALHSISNMVSHVHALDIMNESRQLERWATQGRMDLACSGLQGLRQRFNRVVEAVRLHLAKLRK, encoded by the coding sequence ATGAACATCGCGTCGCACACTATCTGGGTTTCCAGTCAGGACACGGACCTTGTGAACAGGCTTGGAAAACTGCTGCGCTCCCGGCCGGAATACACACTCCGCCCAGTGAACGGAACGGGCGCCATTCCCCGCCCCGATACGCCGCTGCACACCACCGCGGTGATCGCCGTTCCCGCCTGCGCCCCGGACCGTCTGCCCGATTTCGTGAAGCGCATGACCGGGGAAACAGACGGCATCCCGCTCATCGTGCTCGCACCACAGGGCACGAACAGGGAAAACCAAGCGCTGGCCGCCGGAGCCCTGGAGTACCTTGAAGACGACGAAGCCCTGGAAAAAACGCTGCCCATGGCCTTGCGCCATGCCCTGTCCGGCTCCCGGCAGGCAGGCATGTGCCCGGAACACGCGGGCATGGCCCAGCAAATGGCCCGCACCGGAAGCTGGCACATGGACGGCAACAGGCAAGTGACCTGGTCCGAGGGCATGTACCAACTGCTGGACTGCAGGCCCGAAGATCTGACCGGATTCGAATCCCTGCGCAACTACATCCACCCGGACGACAGAAACACCTTTGACCAGGCCAACCGGGCCACCCTCGACCAGGGCTGGCCGCTGGATTTCGAATACCGAATCCTGCGCCGAAACGGCGAAGTCCGCCATATGCACATCAGGCGGCATGTGGAGATGGACTACGCCGGGCAACTGGTATGCGCCCACGGCATTGCACGGGACATCACGGCGCAGAAATACTACGAACGAACGCTGGAACAACGGGACAACGTGCTCCACGCCGTGAGCCGCGCGGTGGGGCTGTTCCTGCGCGATCAGGACATCAGCACCGGGGCCGGCGGCGTATTGCAGGCTCTGGGCCTGTCGCTGGGGTGCGACGCCTGCCTGCTGCTTGGAAATCACAGGGAATCCCCCAACCTGCCCGGCACCACGGAACATCAATGGCTGGCCGAGCCCCTTCAAACGTCGGCAAAGGAACATGCCTCCCTGCAGCTGGACCGTTTGCCCCGCTGGCAGGAACGACTCGGCGCAGGCAAGGGCGTCATGGGGCAAACCAGAAACTTTCCGGCCCGGGAACGGGACGTGCTCGCCAGCAACGGAATCAGCTCTGTGCTGGCCGTGCCGGTGTTCGTGGACGGCAACTGGTGGGGCACCCTGTGCGCCCTGCATTTCCGAAACGAACGCGAATGGCAGCCCACCGAGGCCGAATCGCTGGCCGTGGCAGCGGAAATCATGGGCAACGCCATACTGCGTGAACGCATGCAGCAGAAACTGGTTGCCGCCAACGCCGCCGCCGAACAGGCTTTCAGGGACGCAGAAGAGGCCAACAAGGCCAAAAGTCGTTTTCTGGCCAACATGAGCCATGAAATCCGCACGCCCATCAGCGGCATCATCGGGCTCGCGGAAATGACCATCACCACCGGCCTCAAGCCGGAACAGCGCAACAACCTGGACATGATCCGCGACGCCGCAAAATCCCTGCTGGCGCTGGTCAACGACGTGCTGGACATCTCCAAGATCGAAGCGGACAAGATGACCCTTTCCACGGGCGACTTCGACCTCGTGCCCGCGCTGGAACGCATGGTGCAGCCCTTTCAGGCCCAGGCCCGGCACAAGGGGCTGGCCATGGACATGCGCATCGACGAGGACGTTCCCCGGCGCGTGCATGGCGACGAGGAACGGCTGGGCCAGATCATGCGCAACCTGCTGAGCAATGCCGTCAAATTCACGGATGCGGGCCACGTGGACATCTCCGTGGAATCGGGCGCCTCGAACAAAGACCGTTTTTCCGTGATCTTCCGGGTGGCGGATACGGGCATGGGCATTCCCGCAGACAAGCAGGACACCATTTTCGACAGTTTTTCCCAGCTGGAAAGCCCCAAGGGAAAACTGCATCAGGGCACGGGACTTGGCCTGGCCATCACCAGTGAGCTGGTGGCGCTCATGCACGGCGACATCACAGTCTCCAGCGTACAGGGGCGCGGCAGCCTGTTCACCTTTGAAATCTGGTTCTCACAGCCCGCCAGCAGCCACGACAAGGCTCCTGCGCAGGCGGAAATCCTGCCGTCGCTCATGAACCTGCGCCTGCTGCTGGCCGAAGACAATCCCCTGAACCAGAAATTCCTGACCCACTTCCTGACCATGTTCGGGCATACCGTGGTGCTGGCGCACAACGGGGCGGAGGCGCTGGAAGCCCTGCGCAACGAAAAAGAGCCGTTCGACCTGATCCTCATGGATGTGCAGATGCCGGAAATGGACGGGCTGGAAACGGCCCGGGCCATCCGCAAGGGAAAGGCGCGCACCACGCACCGCAACACGCCCATCATCGCCCTGACAGCCTATGCCATGAAAGGAGACCGGGAAAGGATACTGGCCTCGGGCATGGACGATTACGTAAGCAAACCCGTGGACATGAAAAAGCTCTCCAACGCCATTTCCCGGTTGGTGCAGGCCGCCAGAAAGCCGACCGGACACGCCTGCGCCCTGCCGCGCCGCACCATGCCCAGAACAAAATCGACAGCGGCAACGCCCAACAGTTCGCCGCTGGACATGGCCGCCCTGACAGAACGTTTTCAGGGCAATACGGAACTGCTGGTCGAAATTCTGGAGCTGTTTCTCAGGGAAGCACATGAAAAGGGTGAACAACTCAACGAGGCGCAACAGGCGCACGATGCGGCCGGGCTTGCCAAGGCCCTGCATTCCATTTCCAACATGGTCAGCCATGTGCACGCGCTGGACATCATGAACGAATCGCGCCAGCTGGAGCGCTGGGCCACGCAGGGGCGCATGGACCTGGCCTGCAGCGGGTTGCAGGGGCTGCGCCAGCGCTTCAACCGGGTTGTGGAAGCCGTGCGCCTCCATTTGGCGAAACTCAGGAAATAG
- a CDS encoding alpha/beta hydrolase family protein: MRTLSWILSLLIHAAAAVVLVSAVGSFEPEDLSIIDVELTEVEPEPAPMPMPAPVPAPVASMPAPSKDPLQARKPGLPADKTVVLTRKPPPLLPTVSDSAPAPAEIVEPEPGVKDISPTPAPTFSDESEEGVHHIQMDAVAHRGAEARFGRMMFADYYSYSPDEFAGQFRVEGGRVVTIIDARNTAYGRFLIYDSYRGELRRLKKFNKYIYTIGPSLDKDEPVTGSVTFLAKDDRIERFIYLPDGEKGLFPSKIHFREEKVRVATGKAEVDGIVTLPPTKGTYPGVVLLHGSECIPPALVQGAVRALGMHGTVLMAFSPQGCGQEGVKRAPDAAGDAVKVLENLRKHPEVGNSLSGYLGVGEGCAEAVRATLLPGSNPDFLICLPEARGAAPDLKQVARLGVPSLWIVPSGRAWRSFRSGLETLRDKRGKPVTVVVDDLKKAPSVVPGNKGDVETGEAGSLVQAVSAGHASLAASWIAGLKAR; encoded by the coding sequence ATGCGAACGTTGAGCTGGATATTGTCGTTATTGATACACGCGGCGGCCGCAGTGGTGCTTGTCTCCGCCGTGGGCTCTTTCGAGCCCGAAGACCTGTCCATCATCGACGTGGAACTGACCGAGGTGGAGCCCGAACCTGCACCGATGCCAATGCCTGCACCGGTTCCTGCTCCGGTTGCGTCCATGCCTGCTCCGTCCAAGGACCCGTTGCAGGCCCGGAAACCCGGCCTGCCTGCGGATAAAACCGTGGTGCTGACCCGCAAGCCCCCGCCGTTGTTGCCCACGGTATCGGACTCGGCGCCCGCCCCGGCGGAAATTGTCGAACCGGAGCCCGGCGTCAAGGACATCAGCCCAACTCCGGCGCCCACGTTTTCGGATGAATCCGAGGAAGGCGTCCATCACATCCAGATGGACGCGGTGGCCCACCGCGGTGCCGAGGCGCGGTTCGGGCGCATGATGTTTGCGGACTATTATTCCTATTCCCCGGATGAGTTCGCGGGCCAGTTCCGTGTGGAAGGGGGCAGGGTCGTGACCATCATCGATGCGCGCAACACGGCCTACGGCCGCTTTCTGATTTATGATTCCTATCGGGGCGAGTTGCGCAGACTCAAGAAATTCAATAAATATATTTATACCATAGGGCCATCGCTGGACAAGGACGAACCGGTGACGGGTTCGGTGACGTTCCTGGCCAAGGACGACCGCATCGAGCGGTTCATCTATCTGCCGGACGGAGAAAAGGGGCTGTTTCCGTCCAAGATTCATTTTCGCGAGGAAAAGGTGCGTGTTGCCACGGGCAAGGCCGAGGTGGACGGCATCGTGACCCTGCCTCCCACCAAGGGAACCTATCCGGGCGTGGTGCTGTTGCATGGCAGCGAGTGCATTCCGCCGGCGCTGGTGCAGGGGGCTGTGCGCGCATTGGGCATGCACGGAACCGTACTCATGGCCTTTTCGCCGCAGGGATGCGGGCAGGAGGGCGTCAAGCGGGCGCCCGACGCTGCCGGAGATGCTGTCAAAGTCTTGGAAAATTTGAGAAAACATCCGGAAGTCGGCAACAGCCTTTCAGGATATCTGGGGGTTGGCGAAGGGTGCGCCGAAGCTGTGCGCGCAACGCTTTTGCCGGGGAGCAATCCGGACTTCCTGATCTGCCTGCCAGAGGCCAGGGGCGCAGCGCCGGATTTGAAACAGGTGGCGCGGCTGGGCGTGCCGTCCCTGTGGATTGTTCCTTCCGGACGCGCATGGCGTTCGTTTCGCAGCGGGCTGGAAACATTGCGCGACAAGCGCGGCAAACCCGTTACCGTGGTGGTGGATGACCTGAAAAAAGCTCCGTCCGTGGTTCCGGGCAACAAGGGTGATGTCGAAACAGGGGAAGCCGGGTCGCTGGTACAGGCGGTTTCGGCCGGGCATGCATCCCTGGCAGCTTCGTGGATAGCGGGCCTGAAGGCGCGCTGA
- a CDS encoding response regulator has protein sequence MRVMIVDDHPLFREGLKAIVREAEGFSVVAEAGSGTEAMDRALEHRPDIVLMDIALPSKSGIQTIAELRSKLPNTKYVVISMHSEADYIVEAFRAGANGYMIKKSAGTQLLEGLKSVASGGMFLDSALSAEVMQRLVNLSDEDEGENDPVSLLTSRERQVMQHVVEGKTTREIAEELFISPKTVENHRANMMRKLGFSSTVELLRFAARTGVIDLDTWSS, from the coding sequence ATGCGGGTGATGATAGTTGACGACCACCCTCTGTTCAGGGAGGGGCTCAAGGCGATTGTGCGTGAGGCTGAGGGCTTTTCGGTGGTGGCCGAGGCCGGAAGCGGAACCGAGGCCATGGATCGTGCCCTTGAACACAGGCCGGACATCGTGCTCATGGACATAGCCCTGCCGAGCAAGAGCGGCATCCAGACCATTGCGGAACTGCGCAGCAAGTTGCCGAACACCAAGTATGTTGTCATCAGCATGCATTCCGAGGCCGATTACATTGTGGAGGCCTTTCGGGCCGGGGCCAACGGCTACATGATCAAGAAATCCGCAGGAACCCAGCTGCTTGAAGGTCTCAAATCCGTTGCCTCGGGCGGCATGTTTCTGGACAGCGCGCTTTCCGCCGAGGTCATGCAGCGACTCGTGAACCTGAGCGACGAGGACGAAGGCGAAAATGACCCCGTCTCCCTGCTGACCTCTCGGGAGCGGCAGGTCATGCAGCATGTGGTGGAGGGCAAGACCACGCGTGAGATTGCCGAGGAATTGTTCATCAGCCCCAAAACCGTGGAAAATCATCGCGCCAACATGATGCGCAAGCTCGGATTTTCCTCCACGGTGGAACTGTTGCGCTTTGCCGCGCGCACCGGGGTCATTGATCTGGACACATGGTCGAGCTGA
- a CDS encoding Hsp20/alpha crystallin family protein gives MSDVMKKEDKSLPTFRPATDILEREDGFYIYMDLPGVHKDALVIDLQENDLTVSGKTSYPAPENERYSEMQFGNGEYRRSVSLSDIVDRERIRANLNDGVLELYLPRVEKTQPKRIEITSG, from the coding sequence ATGAGTGACGTCATGAAAAAGGAAGACAAAAGCCTGCCCACCTTCCGTCCGGCAACGGACATTCTGGAACGCGAGGACGGCTTCTACATCTATATGGACCTGCCCGGCGTGCACAAGGACGCCCTTGTCATCGACCTGCAGGAAAACGACCTGACCGTGTCGGGAAAAACCTCGTATCCGGCCCCGGAAAACGAACGGTATTCGGAAATGCAGTTCGGCAACGGCGAATACCGGCGAAGCGTGTCCCTTTCGGACATCGTGGACCGTGAACGGATCAGGGCCAACCTCAATGACGGCGTGCTGGAACTCTATCTGCCGCGCGTGGAAAAGACCCAGCCCAAACGCATCGAGATCACCAGCGGGTAA
- a CDS encoding Hsp20/alpha crystallin family protein produces the protein MVLDFNTLYSPFDRFDKLFEEFLSPGVAGRKSMAYPPLNLSQDDDTIYVRAEIPGVDMSGIELTLTDKTLVLKGERKAEEGKYYRQERPAGVFHRVINLNIPVQRDKVNATMKDGLLTVALPKAEEVKPRTISIDVK, from the coding sequence ATGGTACTTGATTTCAATACGTTGTATTCGCCCTTCGACCGTTTCGACAAACTGTTCGAAGAATTTCTGAGCCCGGGGGTGGCCGGCCGCAAGAGCATGGCCTACCCGCCCCTGAACCTGAGCCAGGACGACGACACCATCTACGTCCGGGCGGAGATTCCGGGTGTGGACATGAGCGGCATCGAGCTGACCCTGACCGACAAGACACTGGTGCTCAAGGGAGAACGCAAGGCCGAGGAAGGCAAATACTATCGCCAGGAACGGCCCGCCGGAGTTTTCCACAGGGTTATCAACCTGAACATCCCGGTGCAGCGCGACAAGGTCAACGCCACCATGAAGGACGGCCTGCTCACCGTGGCCCTGCCCAAGGCAGAGGAAGTCAAGCCGCGCACCATCAGCATCGACGTGAAGTAA
- a CDS encoding Trm112 family protein: MALNKELLDILACPECKGELTLLPDEDGLYCPKCAVVYPVKDEIPIMLTDQAVAYDDWEGSKA; the protein is encoded by the coding sequence ATGGCTTTGAACAAGGAACTGCTGGATATATTGGCCTGCCCGGAATGCAAGGGCGAACTGACCCTGCTGCCGGACGAGGACGGCCTGTACTGCCCGAAATGCGCTGTGGTCTATCCCGTCAAGGATGAAATCCCCATCATGCTCACGGATCAGGCCGTAGCCTATGACGATTGGGAAGGCAGCAAGGCGTAA
- a CDS encoding chemotaxis protein — MDIKKEILLETGTNELEILEFFINEPGKNGQMDSCYFGVNVAKVMQVIESPDLEPPESAPHPCFMGTIPLRGHILPVLDLSIWLGMDRVKDPLDVVIVTEFSQSVTGFLVSGVTEIHRVGWPEVIPPQGVLSTADQNTIIGLVDINDHFIQLLDLEHILSALDPTSQDALWTADVRAENQVTALVADDSATIRAMLKNNLEAANFRIMLTNTGEEALNKLQELKATAEEQGKRVNDFLDIVIADIEMPRMDGFTLTKNIKEDNALQNLPVILYSSIITDELRHKGDSVGASAQISKPDMDKMAGLAIDLLGREAGAS, encoded by the coding sequence ATGGACATAAAAAAGGAAATCCTGCTGGAGACCGGAACCAACGAACTGGAAATCCTTGAATTCTTCATCAACGAGCCGGGGAAAAACGGGCAAATGGATTCCTGTTATTTCGGGGTCAACGTTGCCAAGGTCATGCAGGTCATCGAAAGCCCGGACCTTGAACCGCCGGAATCCGCGCCCCACCCGTGCTTCATGGGCACCATCCCCCTGCGCGGACATATCCTGCCGGTGCTGGACCTTTCCATCTGGCTGGGCATGGACAGGGTCAAGGACCCGCTGGACGTGGTCATCGTCACCGAATTCAGCCAGTCCGTAACCGGATTCCTCGTGTCGGGCGTCACGGAAATCCACCGCGTGGGCTGGCCCGAAGTCATCCCGCCCCAGGGCGTGCTCAGTACCGCGGATCAGAACACCATCATCGGCCTCGTGGACATCAACGACCATTTCATCCAGCTGCTCGACCTGGAGCACATACTCTCGGCGCTGGACCCCACGAGCCAGGATGCCCTGTGGACCGCGGACGTGCGGGCCGAAAACCAGGTCACCGCGCTGGTGGCCGACGATTCCGCGACCATCCGGGCCATGCTCAAGAACAATCTGGAGGCCGCCAACTTCCGCATCATGCTCACCAACACGGGCGAAGAAGCCCTGAACAAGCTGCAGGAACTCAAGGCCACGGCAGAGGAACAGGGCAAACGCGTTAATGATTTTCTGGACATCGTCATTGCCGACATCGAAATGCCGCGCATGGACGGATTCACCCTGACCAAGAACATCAAGGAAGACAATGCCCTGCAAAACCTGCCCGTGATCCTGTATTCGTCCATCATCACGGACGAGTTGCGACACAAGGGCGACTCGGTGGGCGCAAGTGCGCAGATATCCAAGCCGGACATGGACAAGATGGCCGGACTGGCCATCGACCTGCTGGGCAGGGAAGCCGGGGCGTCCTGA
- a CDS encoding PHP domain-containing protein, whose amino-acid sequence MIDLHTHSTASDGTVSPRELVRRAAQAGIEALALTDHDTIQGLPEAMEAGKEFGVEVIPGCELSVESPEGAGWIHIVGLWVPENPEPLLKAFEWVQEGRRVRNHEIVAKLRRLGVNITYEGVAARAGGTVGRPHIAQEMVSLGVVDNVQQAFGRYLGDNGRAYVPKRKLNQEQALGVLAEIGATSVLAHPYIIGPSFPLVESVVGNLRDLGLEGMEVYYSEHDEVTTRRFGELADRLGLLKSGGSDYHGSVKPHIELGVGKGNLNISYDLVQAMKEYRMAKGQWITERVHG is encoded by the coding sequence ATGATTGATTTGCATACGCACTCCACGGCATCGGATGGCACGGTTTCTCCCCGGGAGCTGGTTCGCAGGGCCGCACAAGCCGGGATCGAGGCCCTGGCCCTGACCGACCATGACACGATTCAGGGGCTGCCCGAGGCCATGGAGGCCGGAAAGGAATTCGGGGTGGAGGTCATTCCGGGCTGCGAACTGAGCGTGGAGTCGCCGGAAGGCGCCGGCTGGATTCACATCGTGGGCCTGTGGGTTCCCGAGAATCCCGAGCCGTTGCTCAAGGCCTTTGAATGGGTGCAGGAGGGACGGCGCGTGCGCAACCACGAGATAGTGGCCAAGCTGCGCAGGCTGGGCGTCAACATTACCTACGAGGGCGTGGCGGCCCGTGCCGGGGGGACGGTGGGGCGGCCGCACATTGCGCAGGAAATGGTCTCCCTCGGGGTGGTGGACAACGTGCAGCAGGCGTTCGGGCGTTATCTGGGCGACAACGGCCGGGCCTATGTGCCCAAGCGCAAGCTGAATCAGGAGCAGGCCCTCGGCGTGCTGGCCGAGATCGGGGCCACATCCGTACTCGCGCATCCCTACATCATCGGGCCGTCATTCCCGTTGGTGGAGTCGGTGGTGGGCAATCTGCGCGACCTCGGTCTCGAAGGCATGGAGGTCTATTATTCCGAGCATGACGAAGTGACCACGCGCCGGTTCGGTGAACTGGCGGACAGGCTGGGGCTGCTCAAGAGCGGCGGCTCGGATTACCACGGATCGGTCAAGCCGCACATCGAGCTGGGGGTGGGCAAGGGCAACCTGAACATTTCCTATGATCTGGTGCAGGCCATGAAGGAATACCGCATGGCAAAGGGCCAGTGGATCACCGAACGGGTGCACGGCTGA